Genomic segment of Apium graveolens strain L.+W99A mitochondrion, complete genome:
CACACTTTGGCCAAGTATCCTACAAAGAGACTCCCGAGAGCCAGAAGTATTAAAGGAATGGCCATAGGAATGGGCGCATCATGACATCGTAAGATGTCTCGCCCGAATGAATTAGTTGGTACTAGAAATGTTAGAAAAAGTAAACGAAAAGAGTAATAAGAAGTGAAAAGGACAGAGACACTTCCCAACCAGAAAGCAAAGTTCCCACTGATGGTATACTTAGTGTAAGCGAGCTCTAAGATCACATCTTTTGAATAAAATCCAGTTGGAAAAGGAAATCCAATTAGAGATAAGCTGCCCATGAGCATCATGGCATAGGTAAAAGGGAATGAGGAGGCAAGCCCCCCCATCTTCCGCATATCTTGCTCATCCGACATGGCATGAATCACCGAACCTGCACTCAGGAATAGTAATGCTTTGAAAAAGGCGTGATTCATTAAGTGAAAGACGCTAACCGAATAGTTAGAGATGCCGCAAGCAAAGATCATATAGCCTAATTGACTGCAAGTTGAATAAGCTATGACCCTCTTTAGATCGTTCTGTAATATTCCAGTGGTTGCCGCAAGGAATGACGTCATAGCTCCTGCAAAAGTAATAACAATCAAAGCCGTAGGCGGGTATTCAAATAAAGGGGAGCACCTTGCTATCATGAAAACGCCAGCTGTTACCATAGTAGCTGCATGAATCAAAGCGGATACTGGAGTGGGACCCTCCATAGCATCGGGTGACCAAGTATGCGATCCTATCTGTGCAGATTTCCCAACAGCACCAATAAGAAGTAAAATACAAATAAGAGTTATGGCATTCAATCTCATATTGCGAGAAATCCAAGAATTTCTGGGGGCACTAGCACGAGCAAAAATGGTTGAAAAGTCTACTGTTTGAAAGAGAGTAAAACAACCCGAAATCCCAGGAGCTAATCCAAAATCACCTACTCGATTGACAAGCATAGCTTTTATAGCTGCTTTATCTGCCTGAAGTCGTGTAAACCAGAAATGAATTAACAAATATGAAGCAAGACCTACTCCCTCCCATCCCAGGAATAATTGAAGAGAGTTATCTCCAGTCACCAACATTGGCATAAAAAAAGTAGGAATGGATAAATAACACATAAATCGAGGGCTATGCGGATCCTCAGACATATATGAAATGGAATAAAGATGGACCAAGCTACTTATGGATGTAACCACAATTAACATCACTACGGTCGGGCTATCGAACACGGGGTCAGAAGTGAATTACGAGTCGGACCAATCTGCGAATCGAGCGAGCTCCCCTTGCATGCAATGATGTGGTGGTGAACCTCTCATTCTAATTCAGTGCTCTCCGAACCGTGCGGGAAGGTTTCCCATCACACGGCTCACCAACTTGATCTTCCGCGGGAACCATATGTCCGAACAGGCCTGGAAAAACAGGTAAGGTCTCGCTTTCCTTTGCCACTCAAGTGTACGGCATCTGCCGTGCTTAGGCCCCTTCTTCCCTAATGAAAGAGTCCACCGCCTGCCTTAGTAGTCTCAAATAGGGCGTGCAGGCCTGCCCCTTTTTTTAGTAGGTGATTAACTACCGAAGCGAAGAAAAGGCTGGATCAATAAAAGGGGGTACTACGAGCCCTCTGCCCCACGCATCTAACCAGCTCGCGTGGTTCACCGGTTCCACCGACTAGACCCTTAGAGCGATTCAGTCGATACAGAGGTGCGCTTGAAGTGGGGGGTGTGCTGTCCCTATTGGGGCTGGGCCCTTCCCCATAAGGCCCCACCGTCGGGGCATAAGCGCCCTCTTGCTACCCATATGCGAGGCGCCGTCTTAGCCTTCCCTGACCAGGATCGCTCCCACACCTGTAGCGTTCGTGATCGGCCTCCTCAACTGTGTATCGATCGAAAGGCAGGGCGGCACAGCCCCCAACCAAGGGAGTGGTTACGTCCAGTATGTCCCCCCTTATTCCCGACATGCTATGGTGCCCCGTGGTGGGTAGGAGCGGGTCGAGTCCATATCGCCGCGGAGCAACAGCCGCGTCCGGATCTGATCTATCTATTCGGCAATTCATCCGGTGACTTCACGGTCGCCAAAGAAGCCCCAAGAAGCATCAAACATTTCCGATGAGATCCATGGAGCAATTCTTAGATAGCAAGCACTAGCTCCCGGTGCGACTTCATAAAAAGCAATCAAAGATAAGATCGAAGAGAATGAAAGGCACGTAGTGGTTATTATAGCGGTTCCTTCTGATCCTAGAAAACGTCCGAAAAAACCTGCTACGGAACTACCGAGCAGGGGCAAAAATACGATAAGTAGATACATAATTTCGAGTGTGATCAGACAACCAAAAATCAGACAATGAAAAGAGCGGCCTGTGATTTTGAGTGAGATTGATCGACGCCCGAAGAGCGCTCGACCGAAGGAATGAGTCACAAGGTTTCTTTTTAGCCCCAACGACAAAGGAACCTATGGGCGGGGCATTTTCGGGGAGTAGCCCGCTTCCCATTACTCACTAGGGCAATTCCTCGCACATAATTAAGGGAGCCATTGAAAGGTGACTAAAACACCAGAAACGGGGACTACCCGAGCTAATGATAGAGGCAAGAACACTTTCCGGCCAAGTCCCATTAATTGATCATAACGATATCGTGGAAATGCTGCACGGACCCATATATATAGAAAAGGAAACAGAATCACCTTGATACTAAACCGGATCGAGCCCGGGATCTTCTTGGAAATGGGAAGATCTAGGAAAGGCGGCCAACCTCCTGGAGAGAGCGATGTGCATGGACCAGGTGAGTAGGGATGCAGCTCCGTGGACCGCTCGTCGGGCCTGATAGGTGGTGGTATTACACCCTTCTCAAAGGAACCGTACGTGAGACTCTCGCGTCATACGGCTCCGCCCCGGAATCAGGACCCCCCTTTCCTTTGACCAACGGTCCTCGAACCAACCTGTCCTCCCTTTCTCTTTCTCGGTCAGCGGTTCCTTTTCATTCATTGATTGATTCAAGGTAGCTTGCTTCCAACAAGTCCAAGCGCTAGCGGTAGAAGCTAGTCGTCAGAAGCGAACTTCCGGGCCGGGACGGAGCCAAAAAACGCGAGCGCCTAGCGCGA
This window contains:
- the orf399a gene encoding hypothetical protein is translated as MLIVVTSISSLVHLYSISYMSEDPHSPRFMCYLSIPTFFMPMLVTGDNSLQLFLGWEGVGLASYLLIHFWFTRLQADKAAIKAMLVNRVGDFGLAPGISGCFTLFQTVDFSTIFARASAPRNSWISRNMRLNAITLICILLLIGAVGKSAQIGSHTWSPDAMEGPTPVSALIHAATMVTAGVFMIARCSPLFEYPPTALIVITFAGAMTSFLAATTGILQNDLKRVIAYSTCSQLGYMIFACGISNYSVSVFHLMNHAFFKALLFLSAGSVIHAMSDEQDMRKMGGLASSFPFTYAMMLMGSLSLIGFPFPTGFYSKDVILELAYTKYTISGNFAFWLGSVSVLFTSYYSFRLLFLTFLVPTNSFGRDILRCHDAPIPMAIPLILLALGSLFVGYLAKV
- the nad5 gene encoding NADH dehydrogenase subunit 5, which gives rise to MYLLIVFLPLLGSSVAGFFGRFLGSEGTAIITTTCLSFSSILSLIAFYEVAPGASACYLRIAPWISSEMFDASWGFVFDSPTVVMLIVVTSISSLVHLYSISYMSEDPHSPRFMCYLSIPTFFMPMLVTGDNSLQLFLGWEGVGLASYLLIHFWFTRLQADKAAIKAMLVNRVGDFGLAPGISGCFTLFQTVDFSTIFARASAPRNSWISRNMRLNAITLICILLLIGAVGKSAQIGSHTWSPDAMEGPTPVSALIHAATMVTAGVFMIARCSPLFEYPPTALIVITFAGAMTSFLAATTGILQNDLKRVIAYSTCSQLGYMIFACGISNYSVSVFHLMNHAFFKALLFLSAGSVIHAMSDEQDMRKMGGLASSFPFTYAMMLMGSLSLIGFPFPTGFYSKDVILELAYTKYTISGNFAFWLGSVSVLFTSYYSFRLLFLTFLVPTNSFGRDILRCHDAPIPMAIPLILLALGSLFVGYLAKDMMIGLGTNFWANSPFVLPKNEILAESEFAAPTITKLIPIPFSTSGASVAYNVNPVADQFQRAFQTSTFCNRLYSFFNKRWFFDQVLNDFLVRSFLRFGYEVSFEALDKGAIEILGPYGISYTFRRLAERISQLQSGFVYHYAFAMLLGSTLFVTFSRMWDSLSSWVDNRSSFIWIVSSFYNNKSSQE
- the orf103c gene encoding hypothetical protein translates to MRGAVLAFPDQDRSHTCSVRDRPPQLCIDRKAGRHSPQPREWLRPVCPPLFPTCYGAPWWVGAGRVHIAAEQQPRPDLIYLFGNSSGDFTVAKEAPRSIKHFR